In the genome of Ignavibacteria bacterium, one region contains:
- the guaA gene encoding glutamine-hydrolyzing GMP synthase, which produces MHKLDFILILDFGSQFTQLIARRLREMNVYCEIHPYNLDVEKYFQSKDNYTLKGVILSGGPSSVLDKSSPKISVKDYNYIANQNIPILGVCYGLQLLVHLNKGKVHKSTHREYGYTKIHTLKPGKLFKGVSNEFIAWMSHGDSIINMPAGFDIKSRSSNKVVSSFEYPQKNLYGVQFHPEVHHTQNGTQIYKNFVFNICKVKHLFKPQSFIDDKIEEIKKLTGNGKVLCALSGGVDSSVAALLVHKAIGKNLICMHIDNGLMRKNESKKIIELFKKNFKLNLIFVNAEDIFLKRLKGITDPEQKRKIIGNTFIEVFEKETKKIKGIKYLVQGTLYPDVIESVSFKGPSSTIKTHHNVGGLPEKMKFKLIEPFRELFKDEVRVIGKKLGLPDFVLKRHPFPGPGLAIRILSDVSKDKLDILREVDDIYINEIKEHKLYNEIWQAFSVLLPVQSVGVMGDERSYENVVGLRAVTSKDGMTADFYQFEKDFLTSVSSKIINRVKGVNRVVYDISTKPPATIEWE; this is translated from the coding sequence ATGCATAAACTCGACTTCATATTAATCCTTGACTTCGGTTCTCAATTTACTCAACTCATTGCAAGACGATTGCGTGAAATGAACGTCTATTGCGAAATCCATCCTTATAATCTGGACGTTGAAAAATATTTTCAATCAAAAGATAATTATACTTTGAAGGGTGTAATTTTATCGGGCGGACCGTCAAGTGTTCTGGATAAAAGCTCACCAAAGATTTCTGTTAAAGATTATAATTATATAGCTAATCAAAATATTCCTATTCTTGGAGTTTGTTATGGACTGCAGCTGCTTGTTCATTTGAACAAAGGCAAGGTTCATAAATCTACACACCGCGAATACGGTTACACCAAAATTCACACTTTAAAACCGGGTAAGCTGTTTAAAGGAGTGAGCAATGAATTCATTGCATGGATGAGTCATGGTGATTCTATAATTAATATGCCTGCGGGTTTCGATATAAAATCACGAAGCTCGAACAAAGTCGTGAGTAGTTTTGAGTATCCGCAGAAAAATCTATATGGTGTGCAGTTTCATCCTGAAGTTCATCATACTCAAAACGGCACACAGATTTACAAAAACTTTGTTTTCAACATATGCAAAGTTAAGCATTTGTTTAAACCTCAGTCATTCATTGATGACAAAATTGAAGAAATAAAAAAACTGACCGGTAACGGCAAGGTTTTGTGCGCTCTCAGCGGCGGAGTTGATTCTTCTGTTGCCGCATTGCTCGTTCATAAAGCAATAGGCAAGAATTTAATCTGTATGCACATAGATAACGGCTTGATGAGAAAAAACGAGAGCAAAAAGATTATCGAACTGTTTAAAAAGAATTTCAAGCTCAATCTTATTTTTGTAAATGCAGAAGATATTTTTCTGAAAAGATTGAAAGGCATTACTGACCCCGAACAAAAAAGAAAAATCATCGGCAATACATTTATTGAAGTATTTGAAAAAGAAACAAAGAAGATTAAAGGAATAAAATATCTCGTTCAGGGGACGCTTTATCCCGATGTGATTGAATCCGTTTCATTCAAAGGACCTTCTTCGACAATAAAAACACATCACAACGTCGGAGGACTTCCGGAAAAAATGAAATTTAAATTAATAGAACCATTCAGGGAATTATTCAAAGATGAAGTCCGCGTCATCGGCAAGAAACTCGGGCTTCCCGATTTTGTTCTTAAACGCCATCCGTTCCCGGGACCCGGACTTGCAATCAGAATTCTTTCTGACGTTTCAAAAGATAAACTGGATATTTTGCGTGAGGTAGATGACATTTATATAAACGAAATTAAAGAGCATAAGCTTTATAATGAAATTTGGCAGGCGTTTTCTGTGCTTTTGCCCGTTCAGTCGGTCGGAGTCATGGGCGATGAGCGAAGCTATGAGAACGTTGTTGGACTTCGCGCTGTTACATCAAAAGACGGTATGACTGCAGATTTTTATCAGTTTGAAAAAGACTTTCTTACTTCCGTATCCAGCAAAATTATCAATAGAGTAAAAGGCGTCAACCGTGTTGTCTATGACATCAGCACAAAACCCCCCGCTACTATAGAGTGGGAGTAA
- a CDS encoding CAP domain-containing protein has translation MKILTFISLIILSSIILSSSSALPQSNCNQSSLEALINAVNTYRANKSEWKSVDQPEYTLVGANENEKGNITLSTNKDLMHSANETAKKLASINSFNMDHNMNGEGATIRALKDGWFPSFNKLFTADVIPPFTMVLECFEASNANPHWEEILDGWKNSTPHNSILLTSGGTSIGCGCETNSSGVSYWVLLVEAEGLILEPDSNMDKYFKEGVFYKEKESMKGKDLSKYKAYEVYEFVK, from the coding sequence ATGAAAATTTTAACATTCATTTCATTAATAATACTTTCTTCAATAATACTTTCTTCCTCTTCCGCATTACCTCAGTCCAATTGCAATCAAAGCTCACTCGAAGCATTAATCAATGCCGTCAATACATACCGGGCAAATAAATCCGAATGGAAATCTGTCGACCAGCCTGAATACACTTTAGTCGGTGCAAATGAAAACGAGAAAGGAAATATTACTCTCTCTACCAATAAAGACCTGATGCACTCAGCAAACGAAACCGCAAAGAAGCTTGCCTCTATTAACTCATTTAATATGGACCATAACATGAACGGCGAAGGAGCAACTATCCGCGCATTGAAAGACGGATGGTTTCCGTCGTTCAATAAATTATTTACTGCCGATGTCATTCCTCCGTTCACCATGGTGCTTGAATGTTTCGAAGCATCAAATGCAAATCCGCACTGGGAAGAAATTCTCGACGGATGGAAAAACAGCACGCCTCATAACTCAATTTTGCTCACAAGCGGCGGCACGTCAATCGGCTGCGGATGCGAAACAAACTCAAGCGGAGTCTCTTATTGGGTGTTATTGGTAGAAGCCGAAGGACTGATTTTAGAACCCGATTCCAATATGGATAAATACTTCAAAGAAGGCGTTTTTTATAAAGAAAAAGAAAGTATGAAAGGAAAAGATTTATCGAAGTACAAAGCGTATGAAGTATATGAATTCGTAAAATAA
- a CDS encoding LysM peptidoglycan-binding domain-containing protein, with protein MKLHKLLLILFAFSLTFATNFATAQDDDMSSEEEMTMEQWQAQMDELTVRKNDLMNQLNSLNRDVDALRKQSSDLDAAVTKGENDLYGAVGSTKSGVADYRGKFEAIEKRVNSLNCGSASQADIDAVNKDVATLGASKIRCLNEFWDRYNKMTTKMAGCKPAGPSGYTVVKGDCLWKIAGMSNIYGNPRLWPALWEANRDGISGLAPTAHKRTPMKITNPNLIYPGQILKVPALTDAQKKDYLAKKYSARNWRSGTTRMKTTTKTTKTDEKTDTKK; from the coding sequence ATGAAATTACATAAATTATTACTCATACTCTTTGCGTTCTCCTTGACTTTTGCAACCAATTTTGCTACTGCTCAGGATGACGATATGTCATCTGAAGAAGAAATGACAATGGAGCAATGGCAAGCACAAATGGATGAGCTTACAGTCAGAAAGAACGACTTAATGAATCAGTTGAACTCTTTAAACAGAGACGTTGATGCATTAAGAAAACAATCATCTGATTTAGATGCAGCTGTAACAAAAGGTGAAAACGACCTTTACGGTGCAGTTGGTTCAACAAAATCAGGTGTTGCTGATTACAGAGGTAAATTCGAAGCAATCGAAAAAAGAGTTAACAGCTTGAACTGCGGTTCTGCTTCACAAGCTGACATCGATGCAGTTAATAAAGATGTTGCTACTCTTGGTGCTTCAAAAATAAGATGTTTAAATGAGTTCTGGGACAGATACAACAAAATGACCACCAAAATGGCTGGCTGCAAACCTGCAGGACCAAGCGGATACACAGTTGTTAAAGGTGACTGCTTATGGAAAATTGCCGGTATGTCAAACATTTATGGTAACCCAAGACTATGGCCTGCATTGTGGGAAGCTAACAGAGACGGTATCTCAGGTTTAGCACCTACAGCTCACAAGAGAACTCCTATGAAGATCACAAACCCGAACTTAATTTATCCGGGTCAGATCTTGAAAGTTCCTGCTTTAACAGATGCACAAAAGAAAGATTATCTTGCAAAGAAATATAGTGCAAGAAACTGGAGAAGTGGTACTACAAGAATGAAAACTACTACAAAGACCACTAAGACAGACGAAAAGACTGACACTAAGAAGTAA
- a CDS encoding PhoH family protein, with protein MTEKKIQLTGADLLDFTGFNDEKLNLIKDSFDGNITLRGDTLYIKAENEELEKIDKVVSELLFLQKKQGTIKNDDVKLILELIESNEDRLNNFNKKFNVNTQDLKNIILFKKNDFVKPRTQTQIEYTNAINNNDIVFAIGPAGTGKTYLAVAFAVAALKNKLINKIILARPAVEAGESLGFLPGDLSEKVDPYLRPLYDALEDLISIEKMKTYMERNVIEVVPLAYMRGRTLNNAFLILDEAQNATAMQMKMFLTRIGANSKAIINGDVTQIDLPKKEISGLVEIQNILKGIEGIEFVYFNKTDVVRHRLVKEIIDAYEKYNDKKD; from the coding sequence ATGACTGAAAAAAAAATACAACTTACCGGCGCTGATTTACTCGACTTCACAGGTTTTAATGATGAAAAACTGAACCTTATTAAAGACAGCTTTGACGGAAACATAACCCTTCGCGGTGATACACTTTATATTAAAGCTGAAAACGAAGAGCTTGAAAAAATCGATAAAGTCGTGAGCGAGCTTCTGTTCCTTCAAAAAAAACAGGGGACAATAAAAAACGATGACGTAAAGCTCATACTTGAGCTTATTGAAAGCAACGAAGACAGGCTTAACAATTTTAACAAAAAGTTTAATGTTAACACTCAGGATTTAAAAAATATAATTCTGTTTAAGAAAAATGACTTCGTAAAACCTCGCACACAAACACAGATCGAATACACAAACGCAATCAACAATAACGACATAGTTTTTGCAATCGGTCCTGCAGGAACGGGCAAAACTTATCTTGCCGTTGCATTTGCTGTTGCTGCGTTGAAGAATAAATTAATCAATAAGATAATTCTTGCAAGACCTGCTGTTGAAGCAGGCGAAAGCCTGGGATTTCTTCCGGGCGACCTGTCTGAAAAAGTTGACCCATATTTACGCCCTTTATATGATGCTCTTGAAGATTTAATTTCTATTGAAAAGATGAAAACCTATATGGAAAGAAACGTGATTGAAGTTGTTCCACTTGCATATATGAGAGGAAGAACTTTGAACAACGCATTTCTCATTCTTGATGAAGCGCAGAATGCTACTGCTATGCAGATGAAAATGTTTTTGACCAGGATAGGGGCAAACTCAAAGGCAATCATTAACGGAGACGTTACGCAGATTGACCTTCCTAAAAAGGAAATATCAGGATTAGTTGAAATACAAAACATACTCAAAGGGATTGAAGGAATTGAATTTGTTTATTTTAATAAAACAGACGTAGTCCGCCACAGATTAGTAAAAGAAATTATTGATGCTTACGAAAAGTATAATGACAAAAAAGATTAA
- a CDS encoding ABC transporter substrate-binding protein, with protein MTKKIKYFFIALFIFIAGNSVSAQQKIGLALPLMSESGSDADKKVGEYILKGVTDSYNEYKASNPKTKIEIKLGDTQKNPEVFYNMMLSYSKDNSVIAVLGPIFSAEMYVMKSMASTLKLPIISPTATADNLASESEYLFQLNPDYTIRGSSMARYAVKELNFKNILVLSENKYGRFFSQPFINEVNKNDGTIIDTFYYDNADLIESGFIKFKNTINTQKPDAIYISIASPADINVISPLLIKYYPDLPVLGSSDWNNKETLLQNKNNIKTLYYECDFYLNDSLSNVYSGKNFSESELRNYLFGYNSMNFLLQSCENNLSRNKLQNYLNQQIDYPGIQNNIVLKNRINHSLSIMSFFNGKLEKLTDYIY; from the coding sequence ATGACAAAAAAGATTAAATATTTTTTTATTGCCCTTTTTATTTTTATTGCTGGCAATAGTGTGTCAGCCCAGCAAAAAATCGGACTTGCGCTTCCACTTATGTCAGAGTCAGGAAGCGATGCGGATAAAAAAGTAGGTGAATATATACTTAAAGGGGTAACAGATTCTTACAACGAATATAAAGCAAGCAATCCAAAAACAAAAATTGAAATTAAGCTCGGCGACACGCAAAAAAATCCTGAAGTGTTTTATAATATGATGCTTTCATATTCAAAAGATAACAGCGTCATTGCGGTTTTAGGTCCTATATTCAGCGCTGAAATGTATGTAATGAAAAGCATGGCAAGTACTTTGAAGCTTCCCATAATTTCTCCGACAGCAACGGCTGACAATCTTGCATCTGAATCAGAATATCTTTTTCAATTAAATCCTGATTATACAATTCGCGGCTCATCAATGGCAAGGTATGCTGTTAAGGAACTGAATTTTAAAAACATTCTTGTCCTCAGCGAAAATAAATACGGAAGATTTTTTTCACAACCATTTATCAATGAAGTTAATAAAAACGATGGCACAATAATTGATACATTTTATTACGACAATGCAGATTTAATTGAAAGCGGCTTTATAAAATTTAAAAACACCATAAATACACAAAAACCCGACGCTATTTATATATCCATCGCAAGCCCTGCAGATATTAATGTAATCTCTCCTCTTTTAATCAAATATTACCCCGATTTGCCGGTTCTTGGTTCAAGTGATTGGAATAATAAGGAAACTTTATTGCAGAACAAAAATAATATAAAAACGTTATATTATGAATGTGATTTTTACTTAAATGATTCATTGAGTAATGTTTATTCAGGAAAGAATTTTTCCGAAAGTGAATTGAGAAATTATTTATTTGGCTATAATTCAATGAATTTTCTTCTGCAATCCTGTGAAAATAATTTAAGCAGAAATAAATTACAAAATTACTTAAACCAGCAAATTGATTACCCCGGCATCCAAAACAACATTGTTTTGAAAAACAGAATCAATCATTCATTATCAATAATGAGTTTTTTTAACGGAAAACTGGAAAAATTAACTGACTATATTTATTGA
- a CDS encoding LysM peptidoglycan-binding domain-containing protein — protein MKFYKLLIFMLAFTLFASVNAMAQDDCCDDDGTVSEEMTMEEWQRQMDELNARKTDLINQLNSLNADIDALRNRSSQLDAELLKAQNDLYASVGTDKAGVDAFRSQFEACEKKVNTDCKNAKDCFAAISASKIKCLNEFWDRYQAMKKKMETCDQGKPCAQQYTVVKGDCLYKIAGRSNIYGNPRYWPKIWEANKNGVISAPKGVKTTIPNPNLIYPGQVLCIPALSDADKKMMENRKQGVKKTRKKRGKEPVTNMKDAK, from the coding sequence ATGAAGTTTTATAAATTACTGATTTTTATGCTTGCATTTACCTTGTTTGCATCCGTAAATGCTATGGCACAAGATGATTGCTGTGATGATGACGGAACGGTCAGTGAAGAAATGACGATGGAAGAATGGCAGAGACAAATGGATGAGCTTAACGCAAGAAAGACTGATTTAATTAATCAGCTTAATTCATTGAATGCAGACATCGATGCTTTAAGAAACCGTTCTTCTCAGCTTGATGCTGAGCTGCTTAAAGCACAAAACGATCTTTATGCATCTGTCGGAACCGATAAAGCCGGCGTGGATGCTTTCAGAAGCCAGTTTGAAGCTTGCGAAAAGAAAGTAAACACTGATTGCAAAAATGCAAAAGATTGCTTTGCTGCAATTTCAGCTTCAAAGATAAAATGTCTGAACGAATTCTGGGACAGATATCAGGCAATGAAAAAGAAAATGGAAACTTGCGACCAGGGTAAACCATGTGCACAGCAATATACCGTTGTTAAAGGTGATTGCTTATACAAGATTGCCGGAAGAAGCAATATCTATGGAAATCCAAGATACTGGCCAAAAATCTGGGAAGCAAATAAGAACGGTGTGATTTCAGCACCTAAGGGAGTAAAAACAACAATCCCGAATCCGAACTTAATTTATCCGGGTCAGGTATTGTGTATCCCTGCTCTTTCAGACGCTGATAAGAAAATGATGGAAAACAGAAAACAAGGTGTGAAGAAGACAAGAAAGAAAAGAGGAAAAGAACCGGTAACTAACATGAAAGATGCTAAGTAA
- the rsmB gene encoding 16S rRNA (cytosine(967)-C(5))-methyltransferase RsmB: protein MENKETNIPEKNETQADNKEIKNSVEPQSDKPQAKEAQKENHKHENQEKNQNHRYKPDFNDKTIFCDARSIAVKILCRTERTDSYLDKLIDAELRTDVLNDFDKSLLNELSHGVIRWMRRLDWFLNGFYRGNYEKCLPEVKNTLRVAMYQILFLNKIPHFAAVNEAVEFIKKLRGDKHAAVVNGLLRTILRTLNNLVWPSRDVDEVNYLGIVQSHPNWMVKRWIARFGFDDAVKLCESNNKRPILSLRINKLKISSEDFEKYLNEKNIQFRKSDYLSNFYTIKILSKIYADDYFKQGYFSVQDISAGFVAELIKPQEGDLIIDLCSAPGGKTAHLSELMSNKGEIIAVEKYLSRIEVMKSNFKRLEVKNVKILHDDVNEPTSAELTETLVGKADKVLLDAPCSGLGVLSKKPDIKWKREFEDIKMLQDLQMNMIENASKYVKPGGVLVYSTCTTEKEENMDVVNQFLQNHPEFEIDAASKYVTDKVVNSDGVIEVFPHTHHIDGSFAARLVRKS from the coding sequence ATGGAAAACAAAGAAACAAACATTCCGGAAAAAAACGAAACTCAGGCAGATAATAAGGAAATAAAGAATTCCGTAGAACCTCAATCTGATAAACCGCAAGCTAAAGAAGCCCAAAAGGAAAACCATAAGCATGAAAATCAGGAAAAAAACCAAAATCACCGGTATAAACCTGACTTCAATGACAAAACAATTTTCTGCGATGCACGGTCGATTGCCGTTAAGATTCTTTGCCGAACTGAAAGAACCGATTCATATCTTGATAAGCTGATTGATGCAGAACTCAGAACGGATGTTCTCAATGACTTTGATAAATCATTGTTAAATGAGCTTTCGCACGGTGTTATAAGATGGATGAGGCGTCTGGATTGGTTCCTCAACGGATTTTACCGTGGTAATTATGAAAAATGCCTGCCGGAAGTCAAAAATACTTTGCGGGTTGCTATGTATCAGATTTTATTCTTAAATAAAATTCCTCATTTTGCTGCGGTTAACGAAGCTGTCGAGTTCATAAAAAAATTAAGAGGAGATAAACACGCTGCTGTTGTAAATGGCTTGTTAAGGACGATACTAAGAACGTTAAATAATCTTGTTTGGCCATCGAGAGATGTTGATGAAGTTAACTATCTTGGAATTGTGCAGTCCCACCCTAACTGGATGGTGAAGAGATGGATTGCAAGGTTCGGATTTGATGATGCGGTCAAGCTTTGTGAGTCTAATAATAAAAGACCGATTTTAAGTTTGCGTATAAACAAATTGAAAATTTCTTCAGAAGATTTTGAAAAATATCTGAATGAAAAAAATATTCAGTTCAGAAAATCGGATTATCTCAGTAATTTTTATACAATAAAGATTCTCTCGAAAATTTATGCCGATGATTATTTCAAACAGGGGTATTTTTCTGTTCAGGATATAAGCGCGGGATTTGTTGCTGAGCTTATAAAGCCACAGGAAGGGGATTTGATAATCGATTTATGTTCAGCTCCCGGTGGAAAGACAGCGCATTTGTCCGAGTTGATGAGTAATAAAGGTGAAATCATTGCAGTTGAAAAATATCTTTCAAGAATCGAGGTTATGAAAAGCAACTTCAAGCGTCTTGAAGTTAAGAATGTAAAAATACTTCATGATGATGTTAATGAGCCAACTTCGGCTGAGCTTACTGAAACTTTGGTCGGCAAAGCTGATAAAGTATTGTTAGATGCTCCTTGCTCAGGACTTGGCGTGCTTTCAAAGAAACCTGATATAAAGTGGAAAAGGGAATTTGAAGACATTAAAATGCTTCAGGATTTACAAATGAACATGATTGAAAATGCTTCTAAATATGTAAAACCGGGAGGAGTTTTGGTTTACAGTACCTGCACAACCGAGAAAGAAGAAAATATGGATGTTGTAAATCAATTTTTGCAGAATCATCCGGAGTTTGAAATTGATGCTGCATCAAAATACGTTACTGATAAAGTTGTGAATTCAGATGGCGTGATTGAAGTGTTTCCTCATACTCACCATATAGACGGAAGTTTTGCGGCACGACTGGTAAGAAAATCATAA
- a CDS encoding helicase C-terminal domain-containing protein, translating to MSLNEKVTDFFKSDGILSGKFKNYEFRQSQTDMALEILKNLEEKRHLFVEAPTGVGKSFAYLVPAIYYAKENQKKVVVSTHTINLQEQLLYKDIPALHEILPVEFKATLIKGRSNYLCPKRLARAMEKSNNLFDEDEMSFLDKVYAWSLTTEDGSLSDLPFAIKQNVWNSICSERGICTTKTCGGENTDCFYQKAKQKTAEADVVIVNHHLFFTLYDGIGDRELEGYLFLNDFIIFDEAHTVEAIAAEHIYPAISREAIKYNLNRLYNPGKQKGFLLSFPSLHILPIVQNLFDLTHHFFFSLKEELFIMNDGRYQQLAVRVYEKNIVRDILTPEIENLLVQLRDLRKNCKDDIELNELNDFIIRFGEFKFYISAFLEQKYDVKEGNEFVYWVELSNQKEDANIFICSSPIDISDYFEKNIFRENNSVILTSATLTVNNSFDYFKKRLGGYVANELMLPTQFDFYNQVKIFIPNSIPPPSRNNDLYYITVLKDWILHFIKMTEGKALILFTNMYLMKQIANDLRDVLNSMNISTFVQGDGFSRKYLLDEFKKNINSVLFGVDSFWVGIDVPGEALSNLIITKLPFQVPDHPVVKARMEFIDSRGGNSFMEYSLPEAILKFRQGVGRLIRNNNDKGIIAILDNRIISKPYGKYFLNSIDKCPVEFVN from the coding sequence ATGTCCTTGAATGAAAAAGTCACAGATTTTTTTAAAAGTGATGGCATTTTATCAGGCAAGTTTAAGAATTACGAATTTCGTCAGAGCCAGACGGATATGGCTCTTGAGATTTTAAAGAACCTTGAAGAAAAACGCCATTTGTTTGTAGAAGCTCCGACCGGTGTCGGCAAGAGCTTCGCATATTTAGTCCCTGCTATTTACTACGCCAAAGAAAATCAAAAAAAAGTCGTTGTTTCCACTCATACAATAAATTTACAGGAGCAGCTTTTATATAAGGATATTCCTGCTCTTCATGAAATTCTTCCGGTTGAATTTAAAGCAACATTAATAAAAGGACGTTCGAATTATTTATGTCCTAAGCGACTTGCGCGCGCAATGGAAAAATCAAATAATCTTTTTGATGAAGATGAAATGAGTTTTCTTGACAAAGTTTATGCGTGGTCTTTGACAACTGAAGATGGCTCGTTATCAGACTTACCTTTTGCGATAAAGCAGAATGTTTGGAACTCAATTTGTTCGGAGAGGGGAATCTGCACCACAAAAACCTGCGGCGGTGAAAATACAGATTGTTTTTATCAGAAAGCAAAACAAAAAACTGCGGAAGCTGATGTCGTGATTGTAAATCATCATTTGTTTTTTACTTTATATGATGGAATTGGCGATAGAGAACTGGAAGGTTATTTATTCTTAAATGATTTTATAATTTTTGATGAAGCGCATACAGTTGAGGCAATTGCTGCAGAGCATATTTATCCCGCTATTTCACGTGAAGCAATTAAGTATAACCTAAACCGTTTATATAACCCCGGAAAGCAAAAAGGATTCTTACTGAGTTTTCCATCTTTGCATATTTTGCCGATTGTTCAGAACCTGTTTGATTTAACTCATCATTTCTTTTTTTCCTTAAAAGAAGAATTATTTATTATGAATGACGGCAGGTATCAACAGCTTGCAGTCAGAGTTTATGAAAAAAATATCGTGAGAGATATTTTAACCCCCGAGATTGAAAACTTGCTTGTGCAGTTAAGGGATTTAAGAAAAAACTGCAAGGATGATATTGAACTAAACGAACTGAATGATTTTATAATACGTTTTGGAGAATTTAAATTTTACATAAGCGCATTCCTTGAGCAAAAATATGACGTAAAGGAAGGCAATGAATTTGTATATTGGGTTGAACTTTCAAACCAAAAAGAGGATGCGAATATTTTTATATGCTCATCACCGATTGATATTTCGGATTACTTCGAGAAAAATATTTTCAGAGAAAATAATTCCGTTATATTAACAAGCGCAACATTGACGGTTAATAACAGCTTTGATTATTTTAAAAAACGTCTTGGCGGATATGTAGCAAATGAATTAATGCTTCCGACACAATTTGATTTTTATAATCAGGTAAAGATTTTTATACCCAACTCCATACCGCCGCCTTCAAGGAACAATGATTTATACTATATAACAGTGCTGAAAGATTGGATTTTGCATTTCATAAAGATGACTGAGGGTAAGGCATTGATTCTTTTTACAAACATGTACCTGATGAAGCAAATCGCAAATGACCTTCGCGATGTTCTGAACTCTATGAACATAAGCACTTTTGTTCAGGGAGACGGGTTTTCAAGAAAATACTTGCTCGACGAATTTAAGAAAAATATCAACTCTGTTCTGTTTGGTGTTGACAGCTTCTGGGTTGGTATTGACGTTCCGGGTGAGGCATTAAGCAATCTTATAATAACGAAGCTGCCGTTTCAGGTGCCTGACCATCCGGTTGTGAAGGCAAGAATGGAATTTATTGACTCAAGAGGCGGAAACAGCTTTATGGAGTATTCACTACCGGAAGCAATCTTAAAGTTCCGTCAGGGAGTCGGAAGATTAATAAGAAACAACAATGACAAAGGCATCATTGCAATTTTAGATAACAGAATAATTTCAAAACCTTATGGGAAATATTTTTTAAATTCAATTGATAAATGTCCCGTTGAATTTGTTAATTAA
- a CDS encoding RNA methyltransferase: MRKLTNTEIKEQRKKIPDLQNYERLPIYVLCDNIRSIFNVGSVFRTSDGAFIEKLFLCGYTPYPPRKEIDKVALGSTLSVPWEYHKDPIELVKNLKEQKIKIAVLEITDSGKNYWELTKQDFPLCLVIGNEISGVSKEIIDIADIALEIPMHGFKQSLNVSVSYGIAVFEMAKILNS; this comes from the coding sequence ATGAGAAAATTAACAAATACTGAAATAAAAGAACAAAGAAAGAAGATTCCCGATTTGCAGAATTATGAACGTTTACCGATTTACGTTTTATGCGATAACATAAGAAGCATTTTCAATGTCGGTTCTGTTTTCAGAACATCAGATGGTGCCTTCATAGAAAAGTTATTTTTATGCGGATATACTCCATATCCACCAAGAAAAGAAATTGATAAAGTTGCACTAGGTTCAACTCTTAGTGTTCCGTGGGAATATCACAAAGATCCAATTGAGCTTGTAAAAAATCTCAAAGAACAAAAAATAAAAATCGCTGTTCTTGAAATCACGGATTCAGGGAAGAATTACTGGGAACTGACTAAACAGGATTTCCCTTTGTGTTTAGTAATCGGAAATGAAATCTCGGGAGTATCTAAAGAAATAATTGATATTGCAGACATTGCATTGGAAATACCAATGCATGGATTTAAACAATCATTAAACGTCTCTGTGTCTTATGGAATTGCAGTGTTTGAAATGGCAAAGATTTTAAATTCTTAG